One Glutamicibacter halophytocola DNA segment encodes these proteins:
- the argB gene encoding acetylglutamate kinase — protein sequence MAHTARTNLDIAQSKAEALIEALPWIQRFAGTTMVIKYGGNAMVNDELRRAFAEDIVFLRHAGVNPVVVHGGGPQINKMLDTLGIKSEFRGGLRVTTPEAMDVVRMVLTGQVQRDLVGLINSHGPYSVGMSGEDGATLQAIRTGTVVDGQPVDLGLVGEVTRVRTDQVDSLVDAGMIPVISTVAPEFDAQGDPTGAVLNVNADTAAAALASALGATKLVILTDVEGLYAAWPDKSSLISSITNDELRGMLPSLESGMIPKMGACLKAVDEGVGQAHIVDGRAPHSMLLEIFTTAGVGTQVLPASHTNLKEGK from the coding sequence ATGGCCCACACCGCCCGCACCAACCTGGATATCGCCCAGTCCAAAGCCGAAGCACTGATCGAGGCGCTGCCCTGGATCCAGCGCTTTGCCGGAACCACCATGGTCATCAAATACGGCGGCAATGCCATGGTTAATGACGAGCTGCGCCGCGCCTTCGCCGAGGACATCGTGTTCCTGCGCCATGCCGGGGTCAACCCGGTGGTGGTGCACGGCGGCGGCCCGCAGATCAACAAGATGCTCGACACCTTGGGCATCAAGTCCGAGTTCCGCGGCGGGCTGCGCGTGACCACCCCCGAAGCCATGGACGTGGTGCGGATGGTGCTCACCGGGCAAGTGCAGCGCGACCTGGTCGGCCTGATCAACTCGCACGGCCCCTACTCGGTGGGCATGTCCGGGGAGGACGGCGCCACCTTGCAGGCGATCCGCACCGGCACCGTGGTCGACGGGCAGCCGGTGGACCTGGGACTGGTCGGCGAGGTCACCCGGGTGCGCACCGACCAGGTGGACTCGCTGGTGGACGCCGGGATGATCCCGGTGATCTCCACCGTCGCCCCGGAATTCGACGCGCAGGGCGATCCGACCGGCGCGGTGCTCAACGTCAACGCGGACACCGCCGCGGCCGCCCTGGCCAGCGCGCTGGGCGCCACCAAGCTGGTGATCCTCACCGACGTGGAGGGCCTGTACGCGGCCTGGCCGGACAAGTCCTCGCTGATCAGCTCGATCACCAACGACGAGCTGCGCGGCATGCTGCCCAGCCTCGAATCGGGCATGATCCCCAAGATGGGCGCCTGCCTCAAGGCGGTCGACGAAGGCGTGGGCCAGGCCCACATCGTCGATGGCCGGGCCCCGCACTCGATGCTGCTGGAAATCTTCACCACCGCCGGCGTGGGCACCCAGGTGCTCCCGGCCTCCCACACCAACCTGAAGGAGGGCAAGTGA
- a CDS encoding acetylornithine transaminase yields the protein MSEQTAHTPKTIELATDQVQELAQLSSSVLAERYQQSLLGVFGAPQRVLVRGAGCHVWDADGNQYLDLLGGIAVNTLGHANPLLTSVIASQLATLGHVSNFFTSPSQIALAEKLLEISAAPAGSKVFFANSGTEANEAALKLTRRNAGTEEAPRTRVIALEQAFHGRTLGALSLTHKEKYRAPFAPLPGNVTWIPAGDIDALRAAVDETVSAVFIEPIQGEAGVKMLSAQYLQAARDITREAGALLVFDEVQTGMGRTGSFFASAPVIPDVMTLAKGLGGGFPIGAMIVFGQENTAWLTPGDHGTTFGGNPVACAAGLAVIHTIESQNLLDQVRSNGHWLREQLAAVPGISAVRGAGMLTAFELAQANAPKLVAAALEAGFIINATDDSTIRLAPPLVITQEQLGSFLAALPPLIASA from the coding sequence GTGAGCGAGCAGACCGCGCACACTCCCAAGACCATCGAGCTGGCCACCGACCAGGTGCAGGAGCTGGCCCAGCTCTCCTCCTCGGTGCTCGCCGAGCGCTACCAGCAATCCCTGCTGGGGGTCTTCGGCGCCCCGCAGCGCGTGCTCGTGCGCGGGGCCGGCTGCCATGTCTGGGATGCCGACGGCAACCAGTACCTGGATCTGCTCGGCGGCATCGCGGTCAACACCCTGGGCCACGCCAATCCGCTGCTCACTTCCGTGATCGCCAGCCAGCTGGCCACCTTGGGGCACGTGTCGAACTTCTTCACCTCTCCGAGCCAGATCGCCCTGGCCGAAAAGCTGCTGGAAATTTCTGCCGCCCCGGCCGGCTCCAAGGTCTTCTTCGCCAACTCCGGCACCGAGGCCAACGAGGCCGCGCTGAAGCTGACCCGGCGCAACGCCGGCACCGAAGAGGCCCCGCGCACCCGCGTGATCGCCCTGGAACAGGCCTTCCACGGCCGCACCCTGGGCGCGCTGTCGCTGACCCACAAGGAAAAGTACCGCGCCCCCTTCGCCCCGCTGCCCGGGAATGTCACCTGGATCCCCGCCGGGGACATCGATGCGCTGCGCGCCGCGGTGGACGAGACCGTATCCGCGGTGTTCATCGAGCCGATCCAGGGCGAAGCCGGGGTGAAGATGCTCTCCGCGCAGTACCTGCAGGCCGCCCGCGACATCACCCGCGAAGCCGGCGCCCTGCTGGTTTTCGACGAGGTGCAGACCGGCATGGGCCGCACCGGCTCCTTCTTCGCCTCGGCACCGGTGATCCCGGATGTCATGACCCTGGCCAAGGGGCTGGGCGGAGGCTTCCCGATCGGCGCGATGATCGTCTTCGGCCAGGAGAACACCGCCTGGCTGACCCCGGGGGACCACGGAACCACCTTCGGCGGGAACCCGGTGGCCTGCGCCGCCGGCCTGGCGGTCATCCACACCATCGAATCCCAGAACCTGCTGGACCAGGTCCGGTCCAACGGCCACTGGCTGCGCGAACAGCTCGCTGCGGTGCCCGGGATCAGCGCGGTGCGCGGGGCAGGCATGCTCACCGCCTTCGAGCTGGCCCAGGCCAATGCCCCGAAGCTGGTCGCCGCGGCGCTGGAGGCCGGATTCATCATCAACGCCACCGATGATTCCACCATCCGCCTGGCCCCGCCACTGGTGATCACCCAAGAGCAATTGGGCAGCTTCCTGGCCGCCCTGCCGCCGCTGATCGCCTCCGCCTAG
- the argF gene encoding ornithine carbamoyltransferase: protein MSATRHFLTDLDFTPDEQSKVLDLAAAMKADKYGYQPYAGPQTVAVFFDKTSTRTRVSFHAGIAELGGSPLIINSGESQLGHKESIADSAKVLERMVSTIVWRTYAQSGLEEMAANSSVPVINALSDDYHPCQLIADLLTVREHKGKTAGLIMSYLGDAANNMANSYLLAGVTAGMHVRIAGPEGYLPSASIIAAAQERAALTGGSVTITTDAAAALEDADVVVTDTWVSMGQEDEKEARLKLFTDYSVSTAAMKLAKDDAIVLHCLPAYRGYEIDAEVIDGPQSVVFDEAENRVHAQKAVMAWLMVASGLAEDSRVEL from the coding sequence ATGAGCGCCACCCGCCACTTCCTGACCGACCTGGATTTCACCCCCGACGAGCAGTCCAAGGTGCTCGATCTGGCCGCGGCAATGAAGGCCGACAAGTACGGCTACCAGCCCTACGCTGGCCCGCAGACCGTCGCGGTCTTCTTCGACAAGACCTCCACGCGCACCCGGGTCTCCTTCCACGCCGGCATCGCCGAGCTGGGCGGATCCCCGCTGATTATCAACTCCGGCGAATCCCAGCTGGGCCACAAGGAATCCATCGCCGACTCCGCCAAGGTGCTCGAGCGCATGGTCTCCACCATCGTCTGGCGCACCTATGCCCAGTCCGGGCTGGAGGAAATGGCAGCGAATTCCTCGGTGCCGGTGATCAACGCGCTGTCCGACGACTACCACCCCTGCCAGCTGATTGCCGACCTGCTCACCGTGCGCGAGCACAAGGGAAAAACCGCGGGCCTGATCATGAGCTACCTGGGCGATGCGGCGAACAACATGGCCAACTCCTACCTTCTGGCCGGGGTCACCGCCGGCATGCACGTGCGCATCGCCGGCCCCGAGGGCTACCTGCCTTCCGCTTCGATCATCGCCGCCGCACAGGAGCGCGCCGCGCTGACCGGGGGATCGGTCACGATCACCACCGATGCCGCCGCCGCGCTGGAGGACGCCGACGTGGTGGTCACCGACACCTGGGTATCCATGGGCCAGGAGGATGAGAAGGAAGCGCGGCTGAAGCTGTTCACCGACTACTCGGTGAGCACCGCGGCGATGAAGCTGGCCAAGGACGACGCCATCGTGCTGCACTGCCTGCCGGCCTACCGCGGCTACGAAATCGACGCCGAGGTGATCGACGGCCCGCAGTCGGTGGTCTTCGACGAGGCGGAAAACCGGGTGCACGCCCAGAAGGCCGTGATGGCCTGGCTGATGGTTGCCTCGGGCCTGGCCGAAGATTCGCGAGTGGAGCTCTAG
- a CDS encoding arginine repressor, with the protein MSAQPSTKTARQARIRAFLGNNSVKSQAELLGLLKDDGLEVTQATLSRDLVEIGAVRIRDHSGQLIYAVRQEGGDRSPQTAITQEVLDARLAKICAEQLVTAEASGNIVVLRTPPGAANLLALAIDHSQMPSILGCIAGDDTIMVTTRDIDGGAEVAARFLQLAEPR; encoded by the coding sequence ATGTCCGCCCAGCCAAGCACCAAAACCGCCCGGCAGGCCCGCATCCGCGCCTTTCTGGGCAACAACTCGGTCAAATCCCAGGCCGAGCTGCTCGGGCTGCTCAAGGACGACGGGCTGGAGGTCACCCAGGCCACGCTCTCGCGCGATCTGGTGGAGATCGGCGCGGTGCGCATCCGCGACCACTCCGGCCAGCTGATCTACGCCGTGCGCCAGGAAGGCGGGGATCGTTCCCCGCAGACCGCCATCACCCAGGAAGTGCTCGACGCGCGCCTGGCCAAGATCTGCGCCGAGCAGCTGGTCACCGCCGAAGCCTCCGGGAACATCGTGGTGCTGCGCACCCCGCCGGGGGCCGCGAACCTTTTGGCCTTGGCCATCGACCACTCGCAGATGCCCTCGATCCTGGGCTGCATCGCCGGGGATGACACCATCATGGTCACCACCCGGGATATCGACGGGGGAGCCGAGGTGGCCGCCCGCTTCCTGCAGCTGGCCGAACCGCGCTAG
- a CDS encoding HNH endonuclease, whose translation MPGAWCTVEPALLEFHHFKPWSKGGHTRLQDCCPLCSTHHVMVHSGYLRLVKIKGLPYVILPRHQDPEQQPRRNSYFART comes from the coding sequence ATGCCTGGTGCCTGGTGCACGGTCGAACCGGCATTGCTGGAATTCCACCATTTCAAGCCGTGGTCCAAAGGCGGGCATACCCGGCTGCAAGATTGCTGTCCACTTTGCTCAACCCATCACGTCATGGTCCACAGCGGGTATTTGCGGCTGGTGAAGATCAAGGGCTTGCCCTACGTCATCCTGCCCAGGCATCAGGATCCCGAACAGCAGCCGCGGCGCAATAGCTATTTTGCGCGCACCTGA
- a CDS encoding macro domain-containing protein gives MEIQLYRGDITTLHVDAIVNAANPSLLGGGGVDGAIHEAAGPSLLAACREVRAQRYPDGIPSGIAVATKAGDLEAKWVIHTAAPNLALIKPNPKILNDCFVNSLYVAARHDAHSIAFPAIGAGAFGWEPQQVADIAHEAIDRWIDTNKHISPIHKIVLVAHTDEVQAAFERAFDLDAVQELAA, from the coding sequence ATGGAAATCCAGTTGTACCGTGGTGACATCACCACCCTGCACGTTGATGCCATTGTGAACGCAGCCAACCCTTCACTTCTAGGTGGTGGCGGAGTTGATGGAGCAATTCATGAAGCTGCCGGCCCCAGCCTGCTGGCTGCCTGCCGAGAAGTCCGCGCACAGCGCTACCCCGACGGAATCCCTTCAGGAATCGCCGTGGCCACGAAGGCCGGAGATCTTGAAGCGAAGTGGGTCATCCACACGGCCGCGCCGAATTTGGCGCTGATCAAGCCCAACCCAAAAATTTTGAACGATTGCTTCGTGAACTCGCTCTATGTGGCAGCACGCCACGATGCCCACTCCATCGCCTTCCCTGCCATCGGCGCCGGGGCCTTCGGCTGGGAGCCACAGCAGGTGGCAGACATCGCCCATGAAGCCATCGATCGCTGGATCGATACCAACAAGCACATCTCGCCGATCCACAAGATTGTGCTGGTGGCGCATACCGATGAAGTCCAGGCCGCTTTCGAGCGGGCCTTCGACCTCGACGCCGTCCAGGAACTGGCAGCCTGA